Below is a window of Leuconostoc lactis DNA.
TATATATGAATTACGATGCGATGCAACAACTTTCCCTACTAATTAAAGACTCCACCACCTTTAAAAACCACGCAGCTTATTTATGGAGATTGCAGCAACTAAAGTGAAACAATCATTTTAGTCGCTATTTTTTGAAAGCGCTTTCTATTAGTGCTATGATTAACCTATTAAATCATTAATAGGAGGAGAAAACATGTCTATAAAAAATGTAACTGTTGCAGGTGGTGGTATTTTAGGTGGGCAAATTGCCTTTCAAAGTCAGTTCATGGGATTCAATGTTACGGTTTATGATGTCAATGATTCTGCTCTAAAACACTCTGAGCAATTAATGACATCATATCCTGATATTTATAAAAATTTCTATGAAGATGGTGAAAAAGCGGATGAAGTTATTGAAAAAATTCGCTTTAGTTCTAATCTAGCTGATGCTGTTCAGGATGCAGACCTAGTAATTGAGGCCATTCCAGAAAATGTCAACATTAAGAAGGATTTCTATAAGCAACTTTCGAGAGTTGCCCCCAAAAAAGCAATATTTGCTTCAAATTCTTCTACGTTCGTCCCATCTCAATTTGTTGACAGTGTTGATCGTCCAGAAAAATTTTTAGCCCTACATTTTGCTAACCAAATATGGGTCAACAATATTGCTGAAATTATGGGACATGCGGGAACTGATGAGAAGTATATTGACGAACTTGTGAAATTTGCGAGAGATATCCGAATGGTCCCTTTTAAATTAAACAAGGAACAACATGGTTATATTCTAAATTCACTCTTAGTTCCATTTTTAGAT
It encodes the following:
- a CDS encoding 3-hydroxyacyl-CoA dehydrogenase, which encodes MSIKNVTVAGGGILGGQIAFQSQFMGFNVTVYDVNDSALKHSEQLMTSYPDIYKNFYEDGEKADEVIEKIRFSSNLADAVQDADLVIEAIPENVNIKKDFYKQLSRVAPKKAIFASNSSTFVPSQFVDSVDRPEKFLALHFANQIWVNNIAEIMGHAGTDEKYIDELVKFARDIRMVPFKLNKEQHGYILNSLLVPFLDAGQKLWANEISDPHTIDKAWMLATKAPMGPFAILDVVGLQTPYNLALSRSETDEEQANIARLIKEMIDKGHTGLAAGKGFYEYPNPEYQQESFLK